One Candidatus Scalindua japonica DNA segment encodes these proteins:
- a CDS encoding SGNH/GDSL hydrolase family protein — protein MSKIKLVIFVTIITLFSFFVVLVVSEMILRFKRHHIENSDHLDYGMMVYDKDLGWKLDPNWNGRHKHYDYDVSYSINSLGFRTGSKKRKEQTGLTYAFVGDSFTFSFGVNDSETFIQLLNSRDVNDNFYLNYGIPGYSTDQEYLLIKKRILKFSPDVVLLVVYLGNDLFDNELPFPLQANRGKPFYELISDELILRNTPVPMVLKPAEQYKKNLTNVVLGEGYNANSLISRIVDKIELFRLLKMNFSRIPDYSEQFKGRFNHAINLFLALVDKIHDECTENKVKLSLILMPGRSYIERPNSVSSQFQDYLREIIVESKGKMNVDVIDLATRLCERYKMEPGKWFYSHEGHLTAEGHRVVSDILLPILP, from the coding sequence TTGTCAAAAATCAAATTAGTTATTTTTGTAACTATAATCACGCTTTTTAGTTTTTTTGTTGTGCTTGTAGTTAGTGAAATGATCCTCAGATTTAAAAGGCACCATATTGAGAATAGTGATCATCTTGATTATGGTATGATGGTTTATGACAAAGATCTGGGCTGGAAGTTAGACCCAAACTGGAATGGCCGACATAAACACTATGACTATGATGTAAGCTACTCAATCAATTCACTGGGATTTCGTACTGGTTCTAAAAAGAGAAAGGAACAGACTGGTCTTACTTACGCTTTCGTTGGTGACAGCTTTACGTTTTCCTTTGGTGTGAACGATAGTGAAACCTTTATTCAGCTACTTAATTCGCGAGATGTAAATGATAATTTTTATCTTAATTATGGTATTCCCGGTTATAGTACTGACCAGGAGTATTTATTAATCAAAAAAAGGATTTTAAAATTCTCACCTGATGTTGTTCTGTTGGTAGTCTACCTTGGAAATGATTTATTCGACAATGAACTTCCCTTTCCATTACAGGCAAATCGCGGGAAGCCATTTTATGAATTAATATCTGATGAACTCATACTAAGAAATACACCAGTTCCCATGGTACTTAAACCGGCGGAGCAATATAAAAAAAATCTGACAAATGTAGTCTTGGGTGAAGGCTATAATGCTAATAGTTTGATCTCTCGCATCGTGGATAAAATTGAATTGTTTCGGCTACTAAAAATGAATTTTTCCAGGATACCAGATTATTCTGAACAATTTAAAGGCAGATTTAATCATGCTATCAATCTTTTTTTAGCTCTAGTAGATAAAATACATGATGAATGTACTGAAAACAAAGTTAAGTTAAGTTTGATCTTAATGCCGGGAAGGTCTTATATTGAACGTCCAAATTCGGTCTCATCACAATTTCAGGACTACTTACGTGAAATAATTGTGGAGAGTAAAGGAAAGATGAATGTGGATGTAATTGATCTTGCAACACGTTTATGTGAAAGGTACAAGATGGAACCCGGTAAATGGTTTTATTCACACGAAGGACATCTTACAGCAGAAGGACACCGGGTTGTTTCGGATATTTTATTGCCTATTTTGCCGTGA
- a CDS encoding tetratricopeptide repeat protein, with product MNDSQKFQSNKGKRWKFWLIFVATPIIVIICILFAAFYVYIGKDVWKKRDLEQGLVFAKVQRNREALEIFEKELAKNPRNANIHYYMAVSYSNLEDYEKAIAKLETALKIKPDFSDAHILLANISLSKAIELRRLGKAESLVLEKLLEAEDICRAEIERNPNYQNAYTCLGQIHTEQGLIEDAIINYEEALKLDDKLLTAHIAIARLYAQRDKIDLAERHCNLILSEIDHDNYEARMLLSLIYEKQGELDKAVECLTRILKKKPDDLAVHTQLGLFYLKLSKYDEAFNEVQKVRKLSPVILPPLANFIEGCVLFQRKDYKNAIVSLKEVTEKIPDFIQPHYVLALALIENRQLEEARFEFKTTIGLSPEFIPAQIGLMRLLEKEGNYNEIVRLSKDVLAMEPENLNIMQILGNTYVNLRDFKSAEAVFQKILELKPSIGNIKMAGFSLATGQLGKCIRQCEEIIKSNPDEARAYDILGLAYLREGNFEECIKQFEKAIEKNQRMVDAHLNLTRAYIVTGRNKDAIKTLEDLISFDPNNLQANTLLTSLYEKEGNIDKAINILVNVMAIEPEYLPGYKVAGLYLLNGMADEAVDICNRALKLAPEDADFHINLAVAHQDKGEYTQSILSCQEAGKQKQLKPFLNILMANIHTANGDFDKAADYFLKGSEAFERKEYTNAVALLKKVTDRLPGSAQAHYILAIALMESGNIKKAKAEFTTTLDLAPGFIPAQIGLAKLLFRSGWYREAIRLAKNILDIESDNLEVMCLIGKSYMKLEDFEDAELIFKKIIKLDPLIGKIYMAHLSLASGQLSKCIKECEQIIRTDPEELKVYDILGLAYVRQGNFDKGIEQFAKAIGKNQNKADTHLNLAKAYVVTGRNNDAINTLEILISFNPINLEANTILANLYEGDGRIDDAADLLERVLEIDPEYLPAYKLASLRLWQGRADDAIDLCNRALKLTAENVMFHINLAIAYQEKEKYHESISLFKNAGDLSSDIPLFDMFMTNIYVSNDDFYKARKQVESSLIFNDEEKKEYLKLVDLCQKNKKDSKKVTLNLNKALAAKQMCNFDLAISESKKALAIFPQTLIPEMLIEHGEEEAVSIYQRLAGKDDESISVRLSLANQLFKKGSIHETAKITEETMELYPEDLSSYNLLEELFIRDTKDTKHKDSTHGYYDMVRLKFTNEQVESLSMFNDAEKKEYLGLIEICKDNEKKGKQVTLSINKYIVAIQSGYFSLAIKECEKAAKILPDNLVPKIFLASTYLSANKKEEAIKVYNEIIERKPEYVSQDMGKAYLAAQKEEDAISTYQNLADLDNNSVSTRLILAGLLFKKNSVEDAVKLVDEAIQLSPENLRAHNLLGELNLASTRYENAEMAFSKMLELDVNTFEGHYNMARLKFAQNEIDECIRYCKKSLEIKPAEIRVLTVLGAAYLRKGMLSNAVLVFNKIIDINSKFVPAHLNIANIKLQLNQPEIALPHYKTALRIDPQNNVARLGLGSAYALIGKHKEAIVEFETLNKTEPENVAVYFNMIKSYLAMDQDDKAHDALVKVLELDPENQTASLLMSKVYVKNEEISKAIEQLSFVLQHNPESSDAYGLGILYLDRGEYENSISTYKQGINNFPNNVFFLCSLSIAHLMNEDYDGAIDACSKAINIQPGGIIPNLCMIIISLSKDDFEGARRHISNESLRLNNMQKESLMGLINFSENNKLTSKIVYHLGRSIAYANSKWLNRVLKEHDKISEIAITDASLYQILADILVWSGGVDEAIEIYKRALEMAPDSPSVYYQLANIYARNARNDEAETLYKKLISIDPDNVIAHLKLAMILQSNGLINEAVKEYEMVIKLEPSSIFAHNNLAYLYATKLQGKIDYAMKFAKDARELAPKNANILDTYGWICYLNGEYDKSIAELKNAVKISPRNPTMRYHLGVVYYKTGLELLALKELEYALRLSSNFPEAEKTGKLIEKISFY from the coding sequence ATGAATGATTCTCAAAAATTTCAAAGTAACAAAGGTAAAAGATGGAAATTCTGGCTCATATTTGTTGCTACTCCAATCATAGTAATTATATGTATTCTATTTGCTGCCTTTTACGTTTATATAGGTAAAGATGTCTGGAAAAAGCGAGATCTTGAACAAGGACTTGTATTTGCAAAAGTTCAAAGGAATAGGGAAGCTTTAGAGATATTTGAAAAGGAGTTAGCAAAGAATCCAAGGAACGCTAATATTCACTATTACATGGCCGTTTCATATTCAAATTTAGAGGATTATGAAAAGGCAATTGCAAAACTGGAAACGGCACTCAAGATCAAACCTGATTTCTCAGATGCACACATTCTACTTGCAAACATAAGTTTATCTAAAGCAATTGAATTGAGAAGGCTCGGCAAGGCAGAGTCTCTGGTCCTCGAAAAACTTTTGGAGGCAGAAGATATATGCAGGGCTGAGATTGAGAGAAATCCCAATTATCAAAATGCATATACTTGTCTGGGGCAGATTCACACTGAACAGGGTTTGATTGAAGATGCAATAATAAATTATGAAGAAGCCCTTAAACTTGATGATAAGTTATTAACTGCACATATAGCAATTGCCAGGTTGTATGCTCAGAGAGACAAAATTGACTTGGCAGAAAGACACTGTAATCTCATTTTGTCAGAAATTGATCATGATAATTATGAAGCCCGGATGCTTTTGTCCCTGATTTATGAGAAGCAGGGAGAACTTGATAAGGCAGTTGAGTGCCTGACCCGCATTTTAAAGAAAAAGCCAGATGATTTAGCTGTTCACACTCAACTTGGTCTTTTCTACTTGAAATTGTCAAAATATGATGAGGCATTTAATGAGGTTCAAAAAGTACGTAAATTAAGCCCTGTCATTTTACCTCCTTTAGCTAATTTTATAGAGGGTTGTGTACTGTTTCAAAGAAAAGATTATAAAAACGCTATAGTTTCGTTAAAGGAGGTAACAGAGAAGATACCAGATTTTATACAGCCTCATTATGTTTTGGCCCTTGCCTTAATTGAAAACAGGCAATTAGAAGAGGCAAGATTTGAATTCAAGACGACAATAGGCCTTTCTCCAGAATTCATTCCTGCTCAAATAGGTCTTATGAGGCTTTTGGAAAAAGAAGGCAATTATAATGAAATAGTCAGGTTGAGCAAAGATGTACTTGCAATGGAACCTGAAAATTTGAATATAATGCAGATTCTTGGGAACACATATGTAAACTTAAGAGATTTTAAAAGTGCAGAAGCAGTGTTTCAGAAGATTCTTGAGTTAAAACCATCTATTGGAAATATAAAAATGGCAGGTTTTAGTCTCGCAACTGGTCAATTAGGGAAGTGTATTCGCCAATGTGAAGAGATTATTAAGTCAAATCCAGATGAGGCTAGAGCCTATGATATCCTTGGCCTTGCTTATTTAAGAGAAGGGAACTTTGAGGAGTGTATCAAGCAGTTTGAAAAGGCAATTGAAAAAAACCAACGTATGGTAGATGCACACCTCAATCTTACCCGGGCATATATAGTAACAGGAAGGAATAAGGATGCAATAAAGACGCTTGAGGATCTGATATCTTTTGACCCGAATAACCTGCAGGCAAATACGTTACTTACAAGTTTATATGAAAAAGAGGGTAATATTGATAAAGCCATTAACATACTTGTAAATGTGATGGCAATAGAACCTGAATATCTTCCGGGTTATAAAGTGGCTGGTCTATATTTATTAAATGGCATGGCAGATGAGGCCGTAGATATTTGTAATAGGGCTCTAAAGCTTGCACCAGAAGATGCTGATTTTCACATCAATCTTGCAGTCGCTCACCAGGATAAGGGAGAATACACCCAATCAATATTATCCTGCCAAGAGGCAGGCAAACAAAAGCAGTTAAAACCTTTCCTCAATATCCTCATGGCAAATATACATACAGCAAATGGTGACTTTGATAAGGCGGCTGACTATTTCTTAAAAGGTAGCGAGGCGTTTGAGAGAAAAGAGTATACAAATGCTGTAGCCTTATTAAAAAAAGTGACCGATAGGTTACCAGGGTCAGCACAGGCTCATTATATACTGGCTATTGCACTAATGGAGAGTGGTAATATAAAAAAGGCCAAGGCTGAATTTACTACTACATTAGATCTCGCACCTGGATTTATTCCAGCCCAAATAGGCCTGGCAAAATTACTTTTCAGGAGTGGCTGGTATAGAGAAGCAATCAGGTTGGCTAAAAACATTCTTGATATTGAGTCAGATAATTTGGAGGTAATGTGCCTTATCGGTAAATCATATATGAAATTAGAGGATTTTGAAGATGCCGAATTGATATTTAAAAAGATTATCAAGCTAGATCCTTTAATTGGTAAGATCTATATGGCACATTTAAGTCTTGCGTCAGGGCAGTTAAGCAAGTGTATCAAAGAGTGTGAACAGATTATTCGAACAGACCCAGAAGAGTTAAAGGTATATGATATCCTTGGGCTTGCTTATGTAAGGCAAGGGAACTTTGATAAGGGGATTGAACAGTTTGCAAAGGCCATTGGGAAAAACCAAAATAAAGCAGATACACATTTGAATCTTGCCAAAGCATATGTAGTAACAGGGAGGAATAATGATGCCATTAATACACTTGAGATCCTGATCTCTTTTAATCCAATTAACCTGGAGGCAAATACAATTCTGGCGAACCTATATGAAGGTGATGGTAGAATTGATGACGCAGCAGACTTACTTGAAAGGGTGTTGGAGATAGATCCAGAATATCTTCCTGCTTATAAATTAGCAAGTTTGCGTTTATGGCAGGGCAGGGCAGATGATGCAATAGATTTGTGTAATAGGGCACTTAAGCTTACCGCGGAAAACGTTATGTTCCATATCAATCTTGCTATTGCATATCAAGAAAAGGAGAAATATCATGAATCAATATCATTATTCAAAAATGCAGGAGATCTAAGTTCAGACATTCCACTTTTCGATATGTTCATGACAAATATATATGTTTCTAATGATGACTTTTATAAGGCGCGTAAACAGGTAGAATCATCATTGATCTTTAATGACGAAGAGAAGAAAGAGTATCTTAAATTAGTTGATCTGTGCCAGAAAAATAAAAAAGACTCAAAGAAGGTAACATTAAACCTTAACAAGGCACTCGCTGCAAAGCAAATGTGTAATTTTGATTTAGCTATCAGTGAGAGCAAAAAGGCATTAGCCATTTTTCCACAGACTCTTATACCTGAGATGCTCATTGAACATGGTGAGGAAGAGGCTGTATCAATATATCAGAGACTGGCAGGTAAGGATGATGAATCTATATCTGTGCGACTTTCCCTCGCCAACCAACTCTTTAAAAAGGGTAGTATACATGAGACTGCAAAGATTACTGAAGAAACCATGGAACTCTATCCAGAGGATTTGTCATCCTATAATCTATTAGAAGAGCTGTTTATTCGAGATACTAAAGATACAAAGCATAAAGATTCCACTCATGGGTATTATGATATGGTCAGGCTTAAATTTACGAATGAACAGGTAGAGTCGCTCTCTATGTTTAATGATGCAGAGAAAAAGGAATATCTGGGATTAATAGAAATATGTAAAGATAATGAAAAGAAGGGTAAGCAGGTAACATTATCCATTAACAAGTATATAGTTGCAATACAAAGTGGTTATTTTAGTCTGGCAATTAAAGAGTGCGAAAAAGCAGCAAAAATATTACCAGATAACCTAGTACCTAAGATTTTTCTCGCGAGTACTTATCTGTCCGCTAATAAAAAAGAAGAGGCTATTAAGGTATATAATGAAATCATAGAGCGTAAACCAGAGTATGTTTCACAAGATATGGGAAAGGCGTATCTTGCAGCTCAAAAAGAGGAAGATGCTATTTCAACATATCAGAACCTGGCTGATCTTGATAACAATTCTGTCTCTACAAGACTAATCCTTGCAGGTCTGCTCTTTAAAAAGAATTCGGTAGAGGATGCAGTAAAATTGGTTGATGAGGCGATACAACTCTCCCCAGAAAACTTAAGGGCTCATAATCTATTGGGTGAGCTTAATCTTGCAAGCACAAGGTATGAGAATGCAGAAATGGCATTCTCAAAAATGCTGGAATTGGATGTGAACACCTTTGAAGGGCATTACAATATGGCCAGGTTAAAATTTGCGCAAAATGAGATTGATGAATGTATAAGATATTGTAAGAAGAGCCTTGAAATTAAACCTGCCGAAATACGTGTACTCACTGTTCTTGGAGCCGCTTATTTAAGGAAAGGCATGTTAAGCAACGCGGTGTTAGTGTTTAATAAAATAATAGACATTAATTCTAAATTTGTTCCAGCCCATCTAAACATTGCCAATATAAAGCTGCAACTTAATCAGCCCGAAATCGCATTGCCGCATTACAAAACAGCACTAAGGATTGATCCGCAAAATAATGTTGCTCGTTTAGGATTGGGAAGCGCTTACGCTTTAATCGGAAAGCACAAAGAGGCGATAGTTGAATTTGAAACGCTGAATAAAACAGAACCAGAAAATGTGGCTGTATATTTTAACATGATAAAAAGTTATTTGGCCATGGATCAAGATGACAAGGCACATGACGCCCTGGTGAAGGTTTTAGAACTGGACCCTGAAAACCAGACTGCTAGTTTGTTAATGTCAAAGGTGTATGTGAAAAATGAAGAAATATCAAAGGCTATAGAACAGTTGAGCTTCGTATTACAACATAATCCAGAATCTTCTGACGCATACGGACTGGGTATCTTATACCTGGATAGGGGTGAATACGAAAATTCAATCTCAACGTATAAGCAGGGAATTAACAATTTTCCGAATAATGTTTTTTTTCTATGCAGTTTGTCGATAGCGCATCTTATGAATGAAGACTATGATGGGGCAATAGATGCATGCTCAAAAGCAATAAACATTCAACCCGGTGGTATTATTCCAAACCTGTGTATGATAATCATATCATTGTCTAAGGATGATTTTGAAGGGGCCAGGCGTCATATCAGTAATGAGTCCTTGAGACTTAATAATATGCAAAAAGAGAGCCTCATGGGCTTAATAAATTTTAGTGAAAATAATAAGTTGACTTCTAAGATTGTATATCATTTGGGTCGTTCTATAGCATACGCCAATAGTAAATGGCTTAATCGCGTATTAAAAGAGCATGATAAAATTTCAGAAATAGCGATAACTGATGCGAGTTTATACCAGATACTGGCAGACATCCTGGTCTGGTCTGGCGGCGTTGATGAGGCCATAGAAATCTACAAAAGAGCTTTAGAAATGGCGCCAGATTCTCCCTCTGTGTATTATCAACTTGCAAATATTTATGCGCGTAATGCGAGAAATGATGAGGCTGAGACCCTCTATAAGAAGTTGATATCTATTGACCCTGATAACGTTATTGCTCATCTAAAATTGGCGATGATACTTCAGTCTAATGGTTTAATTAATGAAGCAGTAAAAGAGTATGAAATGGTAATAAAATTAGAACCGTCATCGATATTTGCGCACAATAATCTTGCGTATTTATATGCAACAAAGCTGCAGGGCAAAATAGATTATGCGATGAAATTTGCAAAAGACGCCAGGGAACTTGCCCCAAAAAATGCTAATATATTAGATACATACGGATGGATATGTTACTTGAATGGTGAGTACGATAAGTCAATAGCTGAACTTAAGAATGCTGTAAAAATTTCGCCACGGAATCCTACAATGCGCTATCACCTTGGGGTTGTTTATTACAAAACCGGGCTTGAGTTATTAGCATTAAAAGAACTGGAGTACGCGCTTAGACTAAGTAGTAATTTTCCAGAAGCAGAAAAAACCGGCAAATTAATAGAAAAAATCAGTTTTTACTGA
- a CDS encoding catalase, with translation MKDDKEKLTTNAGAPVPDNQNVMTAGPHGPQLLQDVWFLEKLAHFDREIIPERRMHAKGSGAYGIFTVTHDITRYTRAKIFSEIGKKTELFVRFSTVAGERGAADAERDIRGFAIKFYTEEGNWDLVGNNTPVFFLRDPLKFPDLNHAVKRDPRTNMRSSHNNWDFWTLLPEALHQITITMSERGIPYSYRHMNGYGSHTFSLINDKNERVWVKFHFKTQQGIKCLTNQEAEAIIAKDRESHQRDLLESIDNSEYPKWDIRIQVMPEDEANKCNFNPFDLTKVWPHKDYPLIEVGVLELNRNPENYFAEVEQSAFNPANIVPGIGFSPDRMLQGRLFAYADAQRYRLGVNHHLIPVNASRCPFNSYHRDGAMRVDGNHGSTLGYEPNSYGEWGQQPEFSEPPLSLDGAADHWNHRDEDDYYTQPGLLFRLMSPEQQETLFGNTACAMGDAPKEIKLRHIGNCMKADPAYGKGMADALGISPE, from the coding sequence ATGAAAGATGACAAGGAGAAGTTGACCACCAATGCTGGTGCTCCCGTACCTGATAATCAGAACGTGATGACTGCAGGACCTCATGGTCCTCAGTTGCTGCAAGATGTCTGGTTTCTGGAGAAACTTGCGCACTTTGATCGAGAGATTATCCCTGAGAGGCGTATGCATGCCAAGGGTTCCGGGGCGTATGGAATCTTCACCGTCACTCACGACATTACCCGCTACACCAGGGCAAAAATTTTCTCAGAAATAGGCAAGAAGACTGAGCTTTTTGTACGTTTCTCCACAGTGGCCGGTGAACGTGGCGCTGCCGATGCTGAACGCGACATCAGGGGCTTTGCTATTAAGTTCTACACCGAGGAGGGTAACTGGGATCTGGTTGGTAATAACACACCAGTCTTTTTTCTACGCGATCCTCTCAAGTTCCCTGACCTTAATCACGCAGTGAAGCGTGACCCCCGCACAAACATGCGAAGCTCTCACAATAACTGGGACTTCTGGACATTGCTGCCTGAGGCGCTACATCAGATTACCATAACCATGAGTGAGCGTGGCATTCCATACTCGTATCGGCATATGAATGGTTATGGCAGTCATACATTCAGTCTTATCAATGATAAAAACGAACGTGTCTGGGTTAAGTTTCATTTTAAGACGCAACAGGGAATTAAATGTTTAACTAACCAGGAAGCTGAAGCAATAATAGCGAAGGATAGAGAAAGCCATCAGCGTGATTTACTGGAAAGTATTGATAATAGTGAATATCCTAAATGGGATATAAGAATCCAGGTAATGCCTGAGGATGAAGCAAATAAATGTAATTTTAATCCATTCGATCTGACTAAAGTTTGGCCTCATAAAGATTATCCTTTGATTGAGGTAGGTGTTTTAGAGCTGAATCGAAACCCGGAAAATTATTTTGCAGAAGTCGAGCAGTCAGCTTTCAATCCGGCAAACATTGTGCCAGGTATCGGTTTTTCACCTGACAGGATGCTACAGGGAAGGCTGTTTGCATACGCTGATGCGCAGCGTTATCGGCTTGGTGTGAACCACCACCTTATTCCGGTTAACGCGTCACGCTGTCCCTTTAACAGCTACCACCGCGATGGTGCAATGCGAGTTGACGGTAACCACGGCAGCACGCTCGGCTATGAGCCTAACAGTTACGGTGAGTGGGGACAGCAACCGGAGTTTTCAGAACCTCCTCTCAGCCTGGACGGGGCAGCTGATCATTGGAATCATCGTGATGAAGACGATTATTACACCCAGCCTGGTTTACTTTTTCGATTAATGAGCCCTGAACAACAGGAAACACTCTTTGGTAACACAGCTTGTGCTATGGGAGATGCCCCCAAGGAGATTAAGCTCCGCCATATCGGCAACTGCATGAAAGCCGATCCGGCATATGGAAAGGGTATGGCTGATGCTTTGGGCATTTCTCCCGAATAA
- a CDS encoding exosortase/archaeosortase family protein, translating to MDLKRQIFSRNILFFLFSIVTFIIFYMPLMSIVSSLFQITSYIIFIPLMSGYMIYTKRKEIFSGVHYSFVYGGAIITAGIVLYILGKFHIINLNQKDLSSLLTFSAFIFWFGGIVLFYGIESFKTMFLPLLILVFMMPFPIFLKDMVISLLQKGSVEVFHFYLMLTGIPYSRDGFTFQLSGVSIEVAKQCSGVTSATALFVAALLSGHLYISSGWRKIVVLLSVFPIAILKNGLRIAVLSVLGCYVDKTYLTDSLLHSRGGIPFFVIALALLFPVVWFLRKSERRQSKIESITV from the coding sequence ATGGATTTAAAAAGACAAATATTTTCAAGAAATATATTATTTTTCTTGTTCTCTATCGTTACATTCATAATCTTTTATATGCCACTTATGAGCATAGTGTCTTCTTTATTTCAAATCACCTCTTACATTATATTTATTCCTTTGATGAGCGGTTATATGATATATACAAAAAGAAAAGAAATTTTTTCGGGAGTCCATTATTCTTTTGTATATGGTGGCGCTATTATAACTGCTGGTATTGTTCTTTATATATTAGGAAAATTTCATATTATTAATCTTAATCAAAAAGATTTATCATCTCTTTTAACATTTTCTGCTTTTATTTTCTGGTTTGGAGGTATTGTTCTTTTCTATGGTATTGAATCATTTAAAACTATGTTTTTGCCATTATTGATTCTCGTTTTCATGATGCCGTTCCCCATATTTTTAAAAGATATGGTTATTTCTCTATTACAAAAGGGATCTGTTGAGGTATTTCATTTTTATTTAATGTTAACGGGTATTCCGTATTCTCGGGATGGCTTCACTTTTCAATTATCAGGTGTAAGTATTGAAGTGGCCAAACAGTGCAGTGGGGTCACATCTGCCACAGCCCTCTTTGTTGCGGCCTTGCTCTCAGGCCATCTTTATATATCGAGTGGATGGAGGAAAATTGTCGTACTTCTGTCAGTTTTTCCAATCGCAATACTTAAAAATGGGCTAAGAATTGCGGTTCTCAGTGTGTTAGGATGTTATGTGGATAAGACATACTTAACTGACAGTCTTCTCCATAGCAGAGGAGGGATACCATTTTTTGTTATTGCCCTTGCATTGTTATTTCCAGTGGTCTGGTTCCTGAGAAAATCTGAGAGAAGGCAATCTAAAATAGAGAGTATTACAGTTTAG